The Ketogulonicigenium vulgare WSH-001 genome includes a region encoding these proteins:
- a CDS encoding PepSY domain-containing protein: MKHLILPFVCLLALPAAADSDQDRARDALARGEILPLSTILARIEADVAGRVIEVDYDEDDGRFIYEIEMLLFDGRLLELEIDAQTGVIIDSEYEDDD; encoded by the coding sequence ATGAAACATCTAATCCTTCCCTTTGTGTGCCTGCTTGCGCTGCCGGCCGCTGCCGATAGTGACCAAGATCGCGCCCGCGACGCCCTGGCGCGCGGCGAGATCCTGCCCCTGTCGACCATCCTTGCGCGGATCGAGGCGGATGTTGCGGGCCGCGTGATCGAGGTGGATTACGATGAGGATGACGGTCGCTTCATTTACGAGATCGAGATGCTGCTGTTCGACGGGCGTCTGTTGGAGCTTGAGATCGATGCGCAGACCGGCGTTATCATCGATAGCGAATACGAGGATGACGACTGA
- the uxaC gene encoding glucuronate isomerase: protein MSLLHPDRLFPANPASRDIARDLFQSVQNVPIISPHGHTDPRWYAEDAAFTNASDLLLVPDHYVLRMLVSQGVKLEDLGVAPLDGGAYARDPRKIWQLFAAHYHLFAGTPTRLWMDHTFQTLFGMQDRLTPANADLYFDTINESLTQPEFRPRALFQRFNIEVISTTESALDDLRWHQMIKDSGWNGRVVTTYRPDSVTDPDFEGFAANLDTFGDLTGCDTGTWQGYLDAHRARRAFFKTHGATASDHGHPSAQTANLDAASAAALYGRIRTGRADAADRALLRAQMLTEMAKMSRDDGLVMQLHVGSSRNHAAGIFQRFGRDKGFDIPARASFTAELQPLLDVVGLDPSVTIILFTLDESNYTRELAPLAGAYPALRLGPAWWFHDSAEGMRRYRQMVTETAGFYNTVGFNDDTRAFPSIPARHDVARRVDAAFLADLVADHRLDLDEAAGLMQDLTYGLAKKTYRL from the coding sequence ATGAGCCTGCTGCATCCCGACCGCCTGTTCCCTGCCAATCCCGCCAGCCGCGATATCGCACGCGATCTGTTCCAATCGGTGCAGAACGTGCCGATCATCAGCCCGCACGGCCATACCGACCCGCGCTGGTATGCCGAGGATGCGGCCTTTACCAACGCCTCGGACCTGCTGCTGGTGCCTGACCATTACGTGCTGCGGATGCTGGTCAGCCAAGGCGTCAAGCTTGAGGATCTGGGCGTCGCACCGCTGGACGGCGGCGCATACGCCCGCGATCCGCGCAAAATCTGGCAGCTCTTCGCAGCGCATTACCACCTGTTCGCGGGCACGCCGACGCGGCTGTGGATGGATCACACCTTTCAGACGCTGTTCGGGATGCAGGACCGCCTGACCCCCGCGAATGCCGACCTTTACTTCGACACGATCAACGAAAGCCTGACCCAGCCGGAATTTCGCCCGCGCGCCCTGTTCCAGCGCTTTAATATCGAGGTGATCTCGACGACTGAGAGCGCGCTGGATGATCTGCGCTGGCACCAGATGATCAAGGACAGCGGTTGGAACGGTCGCGTTGTCACCACCTATCGCCCCGATTCCGTGACCGATCCCGATTTCGAGGGCTTTGCCGCAAACCTTGATACATTCGGCGATCTGACCGGCTGTGACACCGGCACATGGCAGGGCTATCTGGACGCTCACCGCGCCCGCCGCGCCTTTTTCAAAACCCATGGCGCAACCGCATCCGACCACGGCCACCCCAGCGCGCAAACCGCCAATCTGGATGCAGCCAGTGCCGCCGCGCTGTATGGCCGTATCCGCACGGGACGCGCTGACGCCGCTGACCGCGCGCTGCTGCGCGCCCAGATGCTGACCGAGATGGCCAAGATGAGCCGCGACGACGGGCTGGTGATGCAATTGCATGTCGGCTCATCGCGCAATCATGCTGCGGGGATTTTCCAGCGCTTTGGCCGCGACAAAGGGTTTGATATTCCCGCGCGCGCATCATTCACGGCGGAGCTGCAGCCGTTGCTGGATGTGGTCGGCCTTGATCCCTCGGTGACTATCATCCTGTTTACATTGGACGAAAGCAACTACACGCGGGAACTCGCGCCCCTGGCGGGTGCCTATCCCGCGCTGCGCCTTGGCCCGGCATGGTGGTTCCACGACAGTGCCGAGGGGATGCGCCGCTATCGCCAGATGGTCACAGAGACCGCCGGTTTTTATAATACCGTCGGCTTTAACGACGACACCCGCGCCTTCCCCTCGATCCCCGCGCGCCATGACGTCGCCCGCCGTGTCGATGCGGCTTTCCTTGCCGATCTGGTGGCCGACCACCGGCTGGATCTGGATGAGGCGGCGGGGCTGATGCAGGATCTGACCTATGGCCTTGCCAAGAAAACCTATCGGCTTTGA
- a CDS encoding PepSY domain-containing protein yields the protein MKTLMKYAAVTALILGAGAAVAQTQTRPADGQWMSVAALAAKLEGEGYTLYEVERDDGVYEVKMIDAQGFRVEAHLDPATGDRLQGPRWDD from the coding sequence ATGAAAACCCTGATGAAATATGCCGCAGTCACCGCCCTGATCCTTGGCGCGGGTGCCGCCGTTGCCCAAACCCAAACCCGTCCAGCCGACGGCCAATGGATGAGCGTCGCCGCCCTTGCCGCAAAGCTGGAAGGCGAAGGCTATACCCTTTACGAAGTCGAGCGTGACGACGGCGTCTATGAGGTGAAAATGATCGACGCCCAAGGCTTCCGCGTCGAGGCGCATCTGGACCCCGCCACCGGCGACCGCCTGCAAGGCCCGCGTTGGGACGATTAA
- a CDS encoding mannitol dehydrogenase family protein, which yields MERLSAKGLSSKGPGALPADIAVPGYDRAQVTNGIVHLGIGAFHRGHMAVYVDTLLADDPHWGIIGASLRRPDTKVALEPQDGLYTVSARDGAGEQLRIIGAIREIIDASADVAPLIARMAAPEIRIFSLTVTEKGYCHDPASGALRADHPDVVADLQNPASPRSVPGVITAALAARRAGGAGPVTVLSCDNLQGNGEIARAAITGFARRVDPALADWIAAHVTFPSTMVDRIVPATTDADRAAIAARLGVEDAWPIVTEPFHQWVIEDHFAAGRPAFDRAGAQLVADVAPFELMKLRLLNGSHSTLAYLGQLLGHEEVAQAIRDPLLGAMIPRMMADEIRPTLDVPGIDLGDYCAALVARFANPSLHHRTAQIAMDGSQKLPQRIIAPLRARAGKGLASPLLTLSLAGWIAYMMQRGDTIADPQAALLQTAAQGQSPAQATARVLGLTQIFGPMDDFLRDLIPQTAPHVARIIEGGPAAAIQYALKGANA from the coding sequence ATGGAACGGTTAAGTGCAAAGGGGCTAAGTTCAAAAGGGCCGGGCGCCCTGCCCGCAGATATTGCGGTGCCCGGATACGACCGGGCGCAGGTGACAAACGGCATCGTCCATCTGGGCATCGGCGCATTTCATCGCGGCCATATGGCGGTTTATGTCGATACGCTGCTGGCGGATGATCCCCATTGGGGCATTATCGGCGCCAGCCTGCGCCGCCCCGACACGAAGGTCGCGCTCGAGCCGCAGGACGGGCTTTATACCGTCTCGGCCCGCGATGGCGCGGGCGAGCAGTTGCGCATCATCGGTGCCATCCGCGAGATTATCGACGCCTCAGCGGATGTCGCTCCGCTGATCGCCCGCATGGCCGCGCCCGAGATTCGCATCTTTTCCCTGACCGTGACCGAAAAAGGCTATTGCCACGATCCCGCCAGCGGCGCATTGCGCGCCGATCACCCCGATGTGGTGGCGGATCTGCAAAACCCCGCCTCCCCTCGCTCGGTGCCGGGCGTCATCACCGCCGCCCTTGCCGCGCGGCGCGCGGGCGGCGCGGGGCCTGTCACCGTCCTGTCCTGCGACAACCTGCAAGGCAATGGCGAGATTGCCCGCGCCGCTATTACCGGATTTGCGCGGCGGGTTGACCCTGCTTTGGCCGATTGGATCGCGGCGCATGTCACCTTCCCCTCGACCATGGTCGACCGCATCGTGCCCGCCACCACCGATGCCGACCGCGCCGCCATCGCCGCCCGCCTTGGGGTGGAGGACGCCTGGCCCATCGTGACCGAACCCTTTCATCAATGGGTGATCGAGGATCACTTCGCCGCCGGTCGCCCCGCCTTTGACAGGGCCGGCGCGCAGCTGGTCGCCGATGTCGCCCCGTTCGAGTTGATGAAACTGCGCTTGCTGAACGGCAGCCACTCGACCCTCGCCTATCTGGGGCAGCTTTTGGGTCACGAGGAGGTCGCGCAGGCGATCCGCGATCCGCTGCTGGGTGCGATGATCCCCCGCATGATGGCAGATGAAATCCGCCCGACGCTGGATGTGCCCGGAATCGACCTGGGTGATTACTGCGCCGCGCTGGTGGCACGGTTCGCGAACCCCAGCCTGCACCACCGCACGGCCCAGATCGCGATGGATGGCAGCCAAAAACTGCCGCAGCGCATTATCGCGCCGCTGCGGGCGCGCGCGGGCAAAGGTCTGGCCTCGCCGCTGTTGACCCTCAGTCTTGCCGGTTGGATCGCCTATATGATGCAGCGCGGCGATACGATCGCCGATCCGCAGGCCGCGCTGCTGCAAACCGCCGCACAAGGCCAATCGCCTGCGCAGGCAACCGCGCGCGTCCTTGGCCTCACCCAGATTTTCGGGCCGATGGATGATTTTCTGCGCGATCTGATCCCGCAGACCGCCCCCCATGTCGCCCGCATCATCGAAGGCGGCCCCGCCGCCGCGATCCAATACGCTTTGAAAGGGGCAAATGCATGA
- a CDS encoding Gfo/Idh/MocA family protein gives MIGIGLVGVGMVAGIHARALEELRDIAQVRGVFDRDPLRLEAFCNQWNLPIAASFEAMLAQPDIDMLIVLTPPNARKSIVTAAAAAGKHVLMEKPVERDSAAGAELVAIAARGGITLGVVFQHRFRAASEKLRELIAGGTLGDLGIAQVNVPWWRAQSYYDEPGRGTYARDGGGVLINQAIHTLDLLQSYTGPVAEVSALMGTSKLHNMEAEDFVGAGLRFENGALGSIMATTAAFPGGAESIELGFTHAAVHLASGVLTVRYHDERVESFGEEANTGGGADPMAFPFDWHMEAQRDFITAIADGRAPRVTVAEGLLVHRLIDALVLSSREGRRVSLSELADA, from the coding sequence ATGATCGGGATCGGATTGGTCGGGGTGGGGATGGTTGCCGGTATTCATGCCCGCGCCCTAGAGGAGCTGCGCGATATCGCCCAAGTGCGCGGTGTCTTTGACCGCGACCCACTGCGGCTCGAGGCGTTTTGCAACCAGTGGAACCTGCCGATTGCCGCCAGTTTTGAGGCGATGCTGGCGCAGCCCGATATCGACATGCTGATCGTGCTGACCCCGCCCAATGCGCGTAAATCTATCGTGACGGCGGCAGCGGCGGCGGGGAAACACGTGCTGATGGAAAAACCGGTCGAGCGGGATTCGGCGGCCGGTGCCGAACTGGTCGCTATCGCCGCGCGGGGCGGCATCACCCTTGGCGTTGTGTTCCAGCACCGGTTCCGCGCGGCGTCCGAAAAGCTGCGCGAACTGATCGCGGGCGGCACGCTGGGCGATCTGGGCATCGCGCAGGTGAATGTGCCGTGGTGGCGCGCGCAAAGCTATTATGACGAGCCGGGTCGCGGCACCTATGCCCGCGATGGCGGCGGCGTTTTGATCAATCAGGCGATCCATACGCTGGATCTGCTGCAAAGCTATACCGGCCCCGTGGCCGAGGTCAGCGCCCTGATGGGCACGTCCAAACTGCACAATATGGAGGCCGAGGATTTCGTCGGCGCGGGCCTCAGGTTCGAAAACGGTGCGCTGGGGTCGATCATGGCGACAACCGCCGCCTTTCCGGGCGGGGCCGAAAGCATAGAGCTCGGCTTTACCCATGCCGCCGTGCATCTGGCCTCGGGCGTGCTGACCGTGCGTTACCACGACGAGCGGGTGGAAAGCTTTGGCGAGGAGGCGAATACCGGCGGCGGTGCCGATCCGATGGCCTTCCCGTTCGACTGGCATATGGAAGCGCAGCGCGATTTCATTACCGCGATTGCGGATGGCCGCGCCCCGCGCGTCACCGTGGCCGAGGGGCTGCTGGTGCATAGACTGATCGACGCGCTGGTGCTGTCCTCGCGCGAGGGGCGGCGCGTCAGCCTGTCGGAGTTGGCCGATGCTTAA
- a CDS encoding 3-dehydroquinate synthase, with translation MQHFSPDHARNPLTRLQKFAVDYEFPVVFTRRLFRPGNPALLQVLGDAAQAQRLLIFVDSGVMAARPALPGEIASFVASHPLQVELAAPPIVMDGGEGVKQGLTHVLDMQQAMVEHGIDRHSYVVAIGGGAFLDAVGLAAATAHRGIRHIRVPTTVLSQNDSGVGVKNGVNLHGAKNYFGTFAPPFAVLNDLDFIDILPDREKRAGMAEAVKVALIRDRAFFEWLESAAGDLAAFHPDAMDYMIRRCAELHMHQIGQGGDPFERGTARPLDFGHWAAHRLEIMSGFTLRHGEAVAIGMALDCLYAVRVGLLRRPQADRALALLRALGFTLEHPLLANTDVLMAGLVEFQEHLGGELTITLLKAIGKGVEVHHIDHAAMIAAAHDLAGGAA, from the coding sequence ATGCAACATTTCAGTCCAGATCACGCCCGTAATCCGCTGACGCGCCTGCAGAAATTCGCGGTCGATTACGAGTTTCCGGTGGTGTTCACCCGCCGCCTGTTCCGCCCCGGCAATCCCGCGCTGTTGCAGGTCTTGGGCGATGCGGCGCAGGCGCAACGCCTGCTGATTTTCGTTGATAGCGGCGTGATGGCCGCGCGCCCCGCGCTGCCGGGCGAGATTGCAAGCTTTGTCGCAAGCCACCCCCTGCAAGTGGAACTGGCCGCCCCGCCCATCGTGATGGACGGCGGCGAAGGGGTAAAGCAGGGCCTGACCCATGTGCTGGACATGCAGCAGGCCATGGTCGAACACGGCATCGACCGCCATTCCTATGTGGTGGCGATTGGCGGCGGGGCTTTTCTTGATGCGGTGGGGCTGGCGGCGGCAACCGCGCATCGCGGCATCCGCCATATCCGCGTGCCGACCACTGTTTTGTCGCAAAACGATTCCGGTGTGGGCGTGAAAAACGGCGTCAATCTGCATGGGGCGAAAAACTACTTTGGCACATTCGCGCCGCCTTTTGCCGTGCTGAACGACCTCGATTTCATCGACATTCTGCCCGACCGCGAAAAGCGGGCCGGTATGGCCGAGGCGGTGAAAGTTGCGCTGATCCGCGACCGTGCCTTTTTCGAATGGCTGGAATCAGCGGCGGGTGACCTTGCCGCATTTCACCCCGATGCGATGGATTACATGATCCGTCGCTGTGCCGAGCTGCATATGCATCAGATCGGTCAAGGCGGCGATCCGTTCGAGCGCGGCACCGCGCGCCCGTTGGATTTCGGTCATTGGGCCGCGCACCGGCTGGAAATCATGAGCGGTTTCACCCTGCGCCACGGCGAGGCGGTGGCCATCGGCATGGCGCTGGATTGCCTTTATGCGGTGCGCGTGGGGCTGCTCCGCCGCCCGCAGGCGGATCGCGCGCTGGCGCTGCTGCGGGCGCTGGGGTTCACGCTGGAGCATCCGCTGCTGGCGAATACCGATGTGCTAATGGCGGGGCTGGTCGAATTTCAGGAACATCTGGGCGGCGAGTTGACCATCACTCTGCTGAAAGCCATCGGCAAGGGGGTCGAGGTGCATCATATCGACCACGCCGCCATGATCGCCGCGGCGCATGATTTAGCGGGCGGCGCGGCATGA
- a CDS encoding sensor histidine kinase, whose amino-acid sequence MRAISLGLRLALLGLVCITLALGVAFVGLSSLFNSHVERRAEAELTVHFDQLLGGLTVAGAGVTAGAPLSDPRFQRVYGGLYWQIDTADGQSRSRSLWDGVLETGKGTGPSFTRISGPQGEDLLARSQQIALPAALGGGAARVVVAMDAASIDAAGQEFIRDMLPYLLVLELVLIAAGVAQIYLGLRPLQALRTRVGHLRRGKAARMGAGWPSEVQPLAAEVDALLDQHEQEVRLAQHRASDLAHGLKTPLQALLGEAARLDASGQGQAARSINDLVARMRRQVDFELMRTRAQRGTSDLRKVAQGVLSVLARVPEAETLVLENTIPADLTVALPPEELAELLGAITENAVRHAAAEVLLQAKAVGDQIAITICDDGPGLPDDQRERLLSRGARLDESGEGSGLGLAIAQSIIARRGGRLDLSNRPGGGLSVRLTLPIRQSR is encoded by the coding sequence ATGAGGGCGATCTCGCTGGGTCTTCGGCTGGCGCTGTTGGGGCTGGTCTGCATTACGCTGGCGCTGGGGGTGGCTTTTGTCGGCCTGTCATCGCTGTTCAACAGCCATGTCGAACGCCGGGCCGAGGCCGAGCTGACCGTGCATTTCGATCAATTGCTGGGGGGGCTGACTGTGGCAGGCGCGGGCGTCACGGCTGGCGCGCCACTGTCTGATCCGCGATTTCAGCGGGTTTACGGCGGGCTCTATTGGCAGATTGATACTGCGGACGGGCAAAGCCGGTCACGCTCGTTATGGGATGGGGTGCTGGAAACGGGCAAGGGCACGGGGCCGTCCTTCACGCGCATCTCTGGCCCGCAGGGCGAGGATTTGTTGGCCCGCAGTCAACAGATCGCGCTGCCCGCCGCGTTGGGGGGCGGGGCGGCGCGGGTTGTGGTTGCGATGGATGCGGCCAGTATCGATGCAGCTGGGCAGGAATTCATCCGCGATATGCTGCCCTATCTGCTGGTGTTGGAACTGGTTCTGATCGCGGCGGGTGTGGCGCAGATTTACCTTGGGCTGCGGCCGTTGCAGGCGTTACGCACCCGCGTTGGGCATCTGCGGCGCGGTAAGGCGGCGCGGATGGGCGCTGGTTGGCCGTCCGAGGTTCAGCCCCTGGCGGCCGAGGTGGATGCGCTGCTGGACCAGCATGAGCAAGAGGTGCGCCTTGCGCAGCATCGTGCCAGCGACCTTGCGCATGGGTTGAAAACCCCGTTGCAGGCGCTGCTGGGCGAGGCCGCGCGTCTGGATGCCAGCGGCCAAGGGCAAGCCGCCCGCAGCATCAATGATCTGGTGGCGCGGATGCGGCGTCAGGTTGATTTCGAACTGATGCGCACCCGTGCACAGCGCGGCACAAGCGATCTGCGCAAGGTCGCGCAGGGCGTGCTGTCAGTGCTGGCCCGCGTGCCCGAGGCCGAGACTTTGGTGTTGGAAAATACAATCCCTGCAGATCTGACCGTTGCCCTGCCGCCCGAGGAGCTGGCCGAACTGCTGGGCGCGATCACCGAAAACGCCGTGCGCCATGCTGCGGCCGAGGTTTTGCTGCAGGCCAAAGCGGTGGGCGATCAGATCGCCATTACCATCTGCGACGACGGCCCCGGCCTGCCCGACGATCAGCGCGAACGTCTGCTGTCACGCGGCGCGCGGCTGGATGAAAGCGGCGAGGGCAGCGGCCTTGGCCTTGCCATCGCCCAAAGCATTATCGCGCGCCGGGGCGGCAGGCTGGATCTGTCGAACCGCCCGGGTGGCGGGCTATCTGTGCGCCTGACCTTGCCAATCCGTCAAAGCCGATAG
- a CDS encoding response regulator transcription factor — MRALCVEDDAAIAADVAAALTQAGFLVDHAADGEAAWFLGDTEEYDLIVLDLGLPQLDGMTVLRRWRAGGRVMPVLILTARGTWQERVEGIDAGADDYLPKPFQMAELVSRARALVRRAGGQAAPRIAAGALEVDTTRMEVRLNGAQVFVTALEYRILSLLALNQSRAVPAVELLEHLYGDDDTKEVNALEAAIARLRRKLGPGILNTRRGFGYYLQTDA; from the coding sequence ATGCGCGCCCTTTGTGTCGAGGATGATGCCGCCATTGCCGCCGATGTGGCGGCGGCGCTGACGCAGGCGGGCTTTCTGGTCGATCACGCGGCGGATGGCGAGGCGGCGTGGTTTCTGGGCGATACTGAGGAATACGATCTGATCGTGCTGGATTTGGGCTTGCCGCAACTGGACGGCATGACGGTGTTGCGCCGCTGGCGCGCGGGCGGGCGGGTGATGCCGGTGCTGATCCTGACCGCGCGCGGCACCTGGCAGGAACGCGTCGAGGGGATCGACGCGGGCGCGGATGATTATCTGCCAAAGCCGTTTCAGATGGCTGAACTTGTGTCGCGCGCGCGGGCGCTGGTGCGTCGCGCAGGCGGGCAGGCCGCGCCGCGCATCGCGGCAGGCGCGCTCGAGGTGGACACGACGCGGATGGAGGTGCGGCTGAACGGCGCGCAAGTCTTTGTTACTGCTTTGGAATATCGCATTTTGTCATTGCTGGCATTGAACCAGAGCCGCGCCGTGCCTGCGGTGGAACTGCTGGAACATCTTTACGGCGATGACGACACCAAAGAGGTGAATGCGCTAGAGGCCGCGATCGCGCGGCTGCGCCGCAAGCTTGGCCCCGGCATTTTGAATACGCGGCGCGGCTTTGGCTATTACCTGCAGACCGACGCATGA
- a CDS encoding Gfo/Idh/MocA family protein, producing the protein MLNRDVVIGVIGIDHRHIYGMLEGMLATGARAKGWWTDGDPAPLAGFVKRFPDLPRVTARQALLDDPEINLILIAAPPQTRAALAIAAMEHGKDVMLDKPGVISAQELEQVTAVVQATGRIWSVDFSERYEVPSVLKALELVQGGAIGTLVQTLAMGPHRLNRQTRPDWFFDRALYGGILGDIGTHQIDQFLTFAGADDAQIISASAANYANPGDPDFQDFGEMLLQAGDVRGYARMDWYTPDALPNWGDGRLTLLGTQGYIELRKYVDVAGRAGTDHLFWVSHSAVTHIDCSDVPLTYFRDLGQDVLTRGTAAGTFQHTHTVTRLALQAQAMADAKGVK; encoded by the coding sequence ATGCTTAACCGTGATGTCGTGATCGGCGTGATCGGCATTGATCACCGCCATATCTATGGGATGCTCGAGGGGATGCTGGCCACCGGCGCGCGGGCCAAGGGCTGGTGGACGGATGGCGATCCCGCGCCGCTGGCGGGTTTCGTGAAACGCTTTCCGGATCTGCCTCGCGTTACCGCCCGCCAAGCGCTGCTGGATGACCCCGAGATTAACCTGATCCTGATCGCCGCCCCGCCGCAGACCCGCGCGGCTCTGGCGATCGCGGCGATGGAGCACGGCAAGGATGTGATGCTGGACAAGCCCGGCGTCATTTCCGCGCAGGAATTGGAACAGGTGACGGCGGTGGTTCAGGCCACCGGGCGCATCTGGTCGGTGGATTTCTCCGAACGCTACGAGGTGCCCTCGGTGCTGAAGGCACTCGAGCTGGTGCAAGGCGGCGCGATCGGAACCTTGGTTCAGACGTTGGCGATGGGCCCGCATCGTCTGAACCGCCAGACACGGCCCGATTGGTTCTTTGATCGGGCGCTATACGGTGGGATTCTGGGCGATATCGGCACGCATCAGATCGACCAGTTCCTGACCTTTGCCGGGGCGGATGACGCGCAGATCATCAGCGCCAGCGCGGCCAATTACGCCAATCCCGGCGATCCGGATTTTCAGGATTTTGGCGAGATGCTGTTGCAGGCGGGCGATGTGCGCGGCTATGCGCGGATGGATTGGTACACGCCCGACGCGCTGCCCAACTGGGGCGATGGCCGCCTGACCCTGCTGGGCACCCAAGGTTATATCGAGCTGCGCAAATATGTCGATGTCGCGGGACGTGCGGGCACGGATCATCTGTTTTGGGTCAGCCATAGCGCGGTGACGCATATCGACTGTTCCGATGTGCCGCTGACCTATTTCCGCGATCTGGGGCAGGATGTGCTGACGCGCGGCACGGCGGCAGGGACGTTCCAGCATACGCATACGGTGACGCGCCTTGCGCTGCAGGCGCAGGCGATGGCGGATGCGAAGGGGGTCAAATAA
- the uxuA gene encoding mannonate dehydratase — MRQTWRWFGPEDKVTLQDARQAEAEGIVTSLYHITPGEVWTRDAIRALKQNVQTNPDGSATGLTWDVVESLPVTEAIKTQTGRWREDIANWKTSLEHLAAEGLEVVCYNFMPILDWTRTAHRHVLDNGGTAMMFDLAEFAYFDTDILRRDGAAGDYPADVLADAAKIGAAMNDTQRAALADAIVAGLAGAMESWTVDTLRQQLTQYAGMSNAGLRRHLVDFLQEVVPHAERLGLRLCCHPDDPPFSLLGLPKVASTEEDYRLMIEAVDSPANGITFCTGSLGSRDDVDLPGFVERLGHRISFVHLRNVTRHRAGVPTGFLEDTHLGGDVDMVAVVRALLAQQKQRQTAGRSDWQIPFRPDHGQDLLTDAARGARAGYPAVGRLKGMAELRGVMHALA, encoded by the coding sequence ATGCGTCAAACGTGGCGCTGGTTCGGGCCCGAGGACAAAGTCACCCTGCAAGACGCCCGCCAGGCCGAGGCCGAGGGGATCGTCACATCCCTTTATCACATCACCCCCGGCGAAGTTTGGACGCGTGATGCCATTCGCGCGCTGAAACAAAACGTGCAAACCAACCCCGATGGCAGCGCAACCGGCCTGACATGGGATGTGGTCGAAAGCCTGCCCGTGACCGAGGCGATCAAGACCCAGACCGGCCGCTGGCGCGAAGATATCGCGAATTGGAAGACCAGCCTTGAACACCTTGCGGCCGAGGGGCTGGAGGTCGTCTGCTATAACTTTATGCCGATCCTGGATTGGACGCGCACCGCGCATCGGCATGTGCTGGACAACGGCGGCACGGCGATGATGTTCGATCTGGCGGAATTCGCCTATTTCGACACTGATATCCTGCGCCGCGATGGGGCCGCGGGCGATTATCCCGCCGATGTGCTGGCGGATGCGGCCAAAATCGGCGCCGCGATGAATGACACCCAGCGCGCGGCGCTGGCCGATGCGATTGTGGCGGGCCTTGCGGGCGCGATGGAATCCTGGACGGTCGACACATTGCGCCAGCAGTTGACGCAATATGCCGGCATGTCGAATGCGGGCCTGCGCCGCCATCTGGTTGATTTCCTGCAAGAAGTCGTCCCCCATGCTGAAAGGCTGGGTCTGCGCCTGTGCTGTCACCCCGATGATCCGCCCTTTTCGCTGCTGGGTCTGCCCAAAGTTGCCTCGACCGAGGAAGACTATCGCCTGATGATCGAGGCCGTCGATAGCCCCGCGAACGGGATCACCTTTTGCACCGGCTCGCTTGGGTCGCGCGATGATGTGGATCTGCCGGGATTTGTCGAACGGCTGGGGCACCGGATTTCCTTTGTCCACCTGCGCAATGTCACCCGCCACCGCGCGGGCGTGCCGACCGGATTTCTGGAAGACACCCATCTGGGCGGCGATGTCGATATGGTCGCGGTGGTGCGCGCGCTGCTGGCGCAGCAAAAACAGCGCCAAACGGCCGGTCGCAGCGATTGGCAGATTCCCTTCCGCCCCGATCACGGCCAAGATCTATTGACCGATGCCGCGCGGGGGGCGCGCGCCGGTTATCCTGCGGTGGGTCGCCTGAAAGGCATGGCCGAGCTGCGCGGCGTCATGCACGCTTTGGCCTGA